One genomic window of Camelina sativa cultivar DH55 chromosome 5, Cs, whole genome shotgun sequence includes the following:
- the LOC104786588 gene encoding uncharacterized protein LOC104786588 codes for MSELSGLCLLEILFVQIFLFSLLLYLALFSTIHILRSYMLFSDQLIYACEIARVLFKVLELLSKDVPLTFGSLEAYTEVKQLAKIFRLYNIIPQFDNNENHSIRRLPELQTAINALNHHPWSAPTHENKRDEEIILGMLEQVDNPSASGSHERPACQESEPAIPEMETADKPAQLSIQVPELLIFLFSVHVLIFLVLFVVFIINLCAEPNNQNGAV; via the exons ATGTCAGAGCTCTCGGGTTTGTGCTTATTGGAAATATTGTTTGttcaaattttccttttctctcttcttctatatTTAGCTTTGTTCTCTACTATTCACATTCTTCGATCGTATATGCTTTTCAGTGATCAACTTATATATGCATGTGAAATTGCTCGTGTTCTCTTCAAAGTCTTGGAGCTTCTTTCGAAAGATGTACCACTGACTTTTGGG AGTCTGGAAGCCTACACTGAAGTCAAACAACTAGCCAAAATCTTTAGGCTTTACAACATTATTCCCCAATTTGATAATAATGAAAATCATTCTATAAGGAGACTACCTGAG TTGCAAACTGCTATAAATGCACTTAATCACCACCCGTGGTCGGCGCCAACTCACGAAAATAAACGGGATGAAGAAATAATCTTAGGGATGTTAGAACAGGTTGATAATCCGAGCGCATCTGGATCTCACGAAAGACCTGCCTGCCAAGAGTCCGAACCCGCGATACCAGAAATGGAGACCGCGGATAAGCCTGCTCAGCTCAGCATACAAGTACCCGAATtattgatatttcttttttcagtacatgttcttattttcttagtaTTGTTCGtagtatttattataaatttatgtgCTGAACCTAATAACCAAAACGGTGCTGTTTAA
- the LOC104786589 gene encoding uncharacterized protein LOC104786589 → MTNHELVMEGNNDNSFSRQEQFIEPRQNSELFTTQDYNFALEPLHETNLQIGVSREQNEVWNHNQEHALTLQNSGAQSEERHEEQSLEGKDEVDSQENQNESYDHGFDLSFPDDNDESETSENNKLALIVSSQDLNDNLQLGVGHSMNRDPIPGLNISLSQQLELAPPILQCRSLQTAPEHNLVVGMEFSDVLACRKALRDAAIALRFEMQTVKSDKSRFTAKCSSEGCPWRIHCAKLPGVSTFTIRTIHGSHTCGGISHLGHHQASVQWVAEAVKERLKINPHCKPKEILEEIHQVHGITLSYKQAWRGKERIMASVRGSFEEDYRLLPQYCDQIRSTNPGSIAVVHGSPVDGSFQQLFISFQASICGFLNACRPLIGLDKTVLKSKYLGTLLLATGFDGEGGVFPLAFAVISEDNDSNWQWFLSELRQLLEVNSENMPKLTILSSIDQSIDGVDANFPTAFHGLCVHSLAESFGSQFNNSSLVNLFWDAAQCLTEYEFEGKLNEIVQISPEAALWIRNLQPSQWATYCFEGTRFGHLTANVTESLNSWIQEASGLPIIQMLESIRRQLMTLFNERRETSMQWSGMLVPSAERHVLEAIEESRLYLVHKANEAQFEVTTSEAKYIVDIRCRSCFCRGWELHGLPCSHAVAALLFCRQNVYRFTESYFTVANYRRTYAETIHPILDKSMWKTTEPDRESGEGGEEIVIRPPRVLSQQPRPRKRKSQGEDLGRQKRVVRCSRCNQAGHFRTTCTAPI, encoded by the coding sequence ATGACAAATCACGAGCTGGTGATGGAGGGGAACAACGATAACTCGTTTAGTCGACAGGAGCAATTTATTGAACCTCGACAGAACAGTGAACTGTTTACTACTCAAGACTACAATTTTGCTTTGGAACCTTTACATGAAACCAACCTGCAGATAGGTGTTTCCCGTGAGCAAAACGAGGTTTGGAACCACAACCAGGAACATGCACTGACTCTTCAAAACTCAGGGGCTCAAAGTGAAGAAAGACATGAGGAACAATCTCTGGAAGGAAAAGATGAGGTTGATTCTCAGGAGAACCAAAATGAAAGCTATGACCATGGTTTTGACCTCTCCTTTcctgatgataatgatgaatcAGAAACTTCTGAGAATAATAAACTAGCTTTAATAGTTTCTTCTCAGGATCTCAATGATAATTTACAGTTGGGGGTGGGCCATTCCATGAATAGGGATCCCATACCTGGCCTGAACATTAGCCTTTCTCAGCAGCTAGAGTTGGCTCCTCCTATCCTTCAGTGCCGGTCTCTACAAACAGCTCCTGAGCACAATTTGGTAGTTGGTATGGAGTTTTCTGATGTCCTTGCGTGTAGGAAAGCACTGAGAGATGCAGCAATTGCCTTACGCTTTGAGATGCAGACTGTTAAATCTGACAAATCTCGCTTCACTGCAAAGTGCAGTAGTGAGGGTTGCCCTTGGAGAATTCACTGTGCCAAGCTTCCTGGTGTTTCAACTTTTACAATAAGGACTATTCATGGGAGTCACACATGTGGTGGTATTTCACACCTTGGTCACCATCAAGCTTCAGTTCAGTGGGTTGCTGAGGCTGTGAAAGAAAGGCTGAAAATAAATCCTCATTGCAAACCTAAGGAGATACTTGAGGAAATTCATCAAGTTCATGGAATTACACTATCATACAAGCAAGCATGGAGGGGAAAAGAACGTATAATGGCTTCTGTTCGCGGGTCGTTTGAAGAAGATTACCGCCTTCTTCCTCAATATTGTGATCAAATTAGAAGCACAAATCCTGGGAGCATCGCTGTGGTTCATGGAAGCCCTGTTGATGGGAGCTTCCAACagttgtttatttcttttcaaGCATCAATCTGTGGTTTTCTTAATGCTTGTCGACCTCTCATTGGATTGGACAAGACTGTTTTGAAGAGCAAATATTTAGGGACATTGCTGCTTGCCACTGGATTCGATGGAGAAGGCGGGGTGTTTCCTTTGGCTTTTGCTGTTATTAGTGAAGATAATGATAGTAACTGGCAGTGGTTCCTCTCAGAGTTGCGTCAGCTGCTTGAAGTTAATTCTGAAAACATGCCAAAGCTGACAATTTTATCTAGTATAGATCAATCCATTGATGGAGTAGATGCTAATTTTCCAACAGCGTTTCATGGCTTGTGTGTCCATTCTCTCGCAGAAAGCTTCGGCAGTCAGTTCAACAACTCCAGTCTTGTGAACCTTTTTTGGGATGCAGCACAATGTCTCACTGAATATGAATTTGAAGGAAAACTTAACGAGATCGTTCAGATATCCCCAGAAGCTGCCTTGTGGATCCGTAACCTCCAGCCAAGTCAATGGGCCACATACTGCTTTGAAGGAACAAGGTTTGGACATCTGACTGCAAATGTTACCGAGTCACTTAACAGTTGGATTCAAGAAGCTTCAGGTCTTCCTATAATCCAAATGTTGGAGAGCATTCGTCGCCAGTTAATGACTTTGTTCAATGAACGCCGTGAAACAAGCATGCAATGGTCTGGTATGCTAGTTCCATCTGCTGAGAGGCATGTCCTTGAGGCTATAGAAGAATCTCGTTTGTACCTAGTTCACAAAGCAAATGAAGCACAGTTCGAGGTCACGACCAGTGAAGCAAAATATATAGTGGATATTAGATGCCGTTCTTGTTTTTGCCGTGGATGGGAGCTACACGGTTTGCCTTGTAGCCACGCAGTTGCAGCCCTCCTCTTTTGCAGACAGAACGTGTACCGGTTCACAGAGAGTTACTTCACTGTGGCAAACTATCGGCGAACGTACGCAGAAACCATACATCCAATTCTAGACAAATCCATGTGGAAAACAACAGAACCTGACAGAGAAAGTGGTGAGGGTGGTGAAGAGATTGTGATAAGACCACCGAGGGTGTTAAGCCAACAGCCACGgccaaggaagaggaaaagtCAAGGAGAGGACCTTGGACGTCAAAAGCGGGTGGTTCGATGTAGCCGGTGTAATCAGGCTGGCCATTTCAGAACAACTTGCACAGCTCCTATATAA